The following proteins are co-located in the Malus sylvestris chromosome 13, drMalSylv7.2, whole genome shotgun sequence genome:
- the LOC126597364 gene encoding uncharacterized protein LOC126597364: MRISKTEVNLKRLLAAAPQQQNQAKLVHYVATLRELVEQLAEERTPEGLPRVSKAVLSDYSEKIEAIASKLAAPPPDIQTPEEPLARISVKANSSDTGDNQIPPSPGLRRRFVPISSTEDGTRETAGVDSSGPVKLDAAAQEHIEKHRKLQEDLTDEMVGLARQLKESSLMMSHSLENTEKILDSTEKAVESSLASTGHATTRAAGIYSKTSKTTCFTWLLMFVMTCVFIMVVLLIRVT; this comes from the exons ATGAGAATCAGTAAAacagaggtgaatttgaagaggCTGCTTGCAGCTGCGCCTCAGCAACAGAACCAGGCAAAACTTGTACAT TATGTTGCTACTTTACGAGAACTGGTAGAACAACTAGCTGAAGAGAGAACTCCAGAAGGCTTACCAAG AGTTTCAAAGGCTGTTTTGAGTGACTATTCAGAGAAGATTGAAGCCATTGCTTCCAAATTAGCTGCTCCACCG CCTGATATTCAAACACCCGAAGAGCCCCTTGCAAGAATTTCTGTCAAAGCAAACTCTTCTGATACAGGAGACAATCAGATTCCCCCTTCTCCAGGTTTGAGAAGGAGATTTGT GCCAATCTCAAGTACTGAAGATGGAACTCGTGAGACTGCTGGTGTTGATTCTTCAGGGCCTGTCAAACTGGATGCTGCAGCCCAAGAACACATTGAAAAGCATAG AAAGCTTCAAGAGGATTTGACGGACGAAATGGTTGGATTGGCTAGGCAGCTCAAAGAGAGTAGTCTCATGATGAGTCACTCCCTGGAAAACACTGAAAAA ATACTTGATTCTACAGAGAAGGCTGTTGAAAGTAGCTTGGCAAGCACTGGTCACGCCACTACACGGGCAGCAGGTATATACTCGAAGACATCCAAGACTACTTGTTTCACATGGCTTCTGATGTTTGTCATGACATGTGTATTTATCATGGTGGTTCTTTTAATTCGCGTCACTTAA
- the LOC126597327 gene encoding uncharacterized protein LOC126597327 produces MATTSSSSRVRTRAKKSGPVLRSLSPSEKFYTASNGRISSSASGFVYLTSSSFSSPTSALFHHHYHYHHHQDHHYYNQQINHHYHHRFASPTCVNLYTSSSLSPYVRFSINHCLISPNHHWNRFITVSKKTGPISMPKKTCMCSLTSYSGSFCCNLHKNQGGSENTEFFPSNRLNMSRSTMTNTLVRISGVKGEWMKRTLTALIRPCAHQ; encoded by the coding sequence ATGGCGACCACATCTTCCTCATCGAGGGTGAGAACCCGGGCAAAGAAAAGCGGCCCTGTGCTCCGGTCGCTCTCGCCTTCCGAAAAGTTCTACACCGCTTCCAATGGCAGGATCTCATCATCGGCGTCAGGTTTCGTTTATTTAACGAGCTCAAGCTTCTCGTCGCCGACGTCAGCTTTattccaccaccactaccactaccaccaccaccaggaCCACCATTACTACAATCAGCAGATCAACCACCACTACCATCATAGATTCGCATCTCCGACGTGTGTCAACCTTTACACCTCCTCATCTCTGTCTCCGTACGTTCGGTTCTCTATCAACCACTGTTTGATCTCTCCCAACCACCATTGGAATCGATTCATCACCGTCTCCAAGAAAACTGGACCGATTTCGATGCCGAAGAAGACCTGTATGTGCTCACTGACATCGTATTCGGGATCATTTTGCTGCAACCTCCATAAAAACCAGGGAGGGAGTGAAAACACCGAATTTTTCCCGTCGAACAGGTTGAATATGAGCAGGTCTACTATGACGAACACTCTGGTACGAATTAGTGGAGTCAAAGGCGAGTGGATGAAGCGAACCTTGACCGCTCTGATTCGCCCTTGTGCGCACCAGTAG